In Roseomonas fluvialis, one genomic interval encodes:
- a CDS encoding ABC transporter substrate-binding protein, translating into MIPLTLACTTSDRTRPVMDGRFRVAGCDITFIPGEPEDIFRRALRDKAFDVSELSMGSHIVTTARGDAPYVGVPVFLSRAFRHSAVYVRTDRGIRSAADLAGRTIGLPEYQQTAALWVRGFLREQYGVDTKGIAWRTGGERIAITLPDGFDVKPLGRDLEAALAAGEIDALIGPRPPRCFVDRSAPVDRLWPDTRAEEQAWFNATGFFPIMHCLAVRRDVVERHPWLPVELFRAFTAAKRASVDELRLVNVLRVSLPWIAAEAEAQIAAMGGNPWPYGVARNRDEIAAMIRYAVADGLAAREIAPEALFHPSVLDLLDA; encoded by the coding sequence ATGATTCCGCTCACTCTTGCCTGCACGACTTCCGACCGCACCAGGCCGGTGATGGATGGCCGCTTCCGCGTCGCGGGTTGCGACATCACCTTCATCCCGGGCGAACCGGAGGACATCTTTCGCCGCGCGCTGCGCGACAAGGCGTTCGATGTTTCCGAACTCTCGATGGGGAGCCACATCGTCACCACCGCGCGCGGCGATGCGCCCTATGTCGGCGTGCCGGTATTCCTCTCGCGCGCCTTCCGGCATTCGGCGGTGTATGTGCGCACGGACCGCGGCATCCGCAGCGCGGCGGACCTCGCGGGGCGGACCATTGGGCTGCCCGAATACCAGCAGACCGCGGCACTCTGGGTGCGCGGCTTCCTGCGGGAGCAGTATGGGGTGGACACGAAGGGCATCGCCTGGCGCACCGGTGGCGAGCGCATCGCCATCACGCTGCCGGACGGCTTCGACGTGAAGCCTCTGGGGCGCGACCTGGAGGCGGCGCTCGCCGCCGGCGAGATCGACGCGCTGATCGGCCCGCGCCCGCCACGCTGCTTCGTCGACCGCTCCGCGCCGGTGGATCGGCTGTGGCCCGACACCCGCGCGGAGGAACAGGCCTGGTTCAACGCCACCGGATTCTTCCCGATCATGCATTGCTTGGCGGTGCGCCGCGACGTGGTGGAGCGCCACCCCTGGTTGCCGGTGGAATTGTTCCGCGCCTTCACCGCGGCCAAGCGTGCGTCGGTGGACGAACTCCGCCTGGTGAACGTGCTGCGTGTCTCGCTGCCCTGGATCGCGGCGGAGGCCGAGGCGCAGATCGCGGCGATGGGCGGCAACCCCTGGCCCTATGGCGTCGCGCGCAACCGCGACGAGATCGCGGCGATGATCCGCTACGCGGTTGCGGACGGGCTGGCGGCACGGGAGATCGCGCCCGAGGCGCTGTTCCACCCCTCGGTGCTCGACCTGCTCGACGCCTGA
- a CDS encoding (2Fe-2S)-binding protein, with the protein MVAFTLNGATVQVVAEGTPLLHVLRGECGLSGPRFGCGAEQCGACVVLVDGAPAYACTMGVEAVAGRSVTTVEGLGSAAAPHPLQRAFLAEQAGQCGFCLSGILVAAAALLARDPDPDDGAIRDALDPHLCRCGSHNRIIRAVQRAAAEMRA; encoded by the coding sequence ATGGTTGCCTTCACGCTGAACGGCGCAACGGTGCAGGTGGTGGCGGAGGGCACGCCGCTGCTGCATGTGCTGCGCGGGGAATGTGGCCTGTCCGGCCCGCGCTTCGGCTGCGGGGCCGAGCAGTGCGGCGCCTGCGTGGTGCTGGTGGATGGCGCACCAGCCTATGCCTGCACGATGGGCGTGGAGGCCGTGGCGGGGCGCAGCGTGACGACGGTGGAAGGGCTTGGGTCGGCCGCTGCGCCGCACCCGTTGCAGCGCGCCTTCCTGGCCGAACAGGCTGGGCAATGCGGCTTCTGCCTGTCAGGCATCCTGGTGGCGGCGGCGGCACTGCTCGCGCGCGATCCCGACCCGGATGATGGGGCGATCCGCGACGCGCTCGACCCCCATCTGTGCCGCTGCGGCAGCCACAACCGAATCATTCGCGCGGTGCAGCGCGCGGCGGCGGAGATGCGCGCATGA
- a CDS encoding amidohydrolase family protein produces the protein MIIDAHTHTLTPAVNQRLQGRPELAQVPYNRDISPESAEVDRAQFPELGRRFNQIAARLEDMARMRVDHQVVLPAPGQQHYWADPDLLVEISRLQNAHVAALVAQDPARFSGLGTLPMTAPDRAPDEAARAVETQGLRGFQIDTRAGAMELSDPAFDPLWRRLVALDVPVVLHPLGFSDGARLGAFFMVNTVGNPLEEVIAANHLVLGGVLDRHPGLRVKIVHGGGFLPFLIGRLDHAWKRRPELRRLTAQPPSAYLPRLWYDTVVFDPRLLRMLFDLVGPGRIMLGSDYPFDMGDDDPRGMLAAAGLPAAEATAIEGATARSFFRL, from the coding sequence ATGATCATCGACGCGCATACCCACACGCTCACCCCCGCGGTGAACCAGCGCCTGCAGGGGCGCCCCGAACTCGCGCAGGTGCCCTACAACCGCGACATCTCGCCCGAGAGCGCCGAGGTCGATCGCGCGCAATTCCCCGAGCTCGGGCGCCGCTTCAACCAGATCGCCGCACGCCTCGAGGACATGGCGCGCATGCGCGTCGACCACCAGGTGGTGCTGCCCGCGCCGGGCCAGCAGCACTACTGGGCGGACCCTGACCTGCTGGTCGAGATCTCCCGACTGCAGAACGCGCATGTCGCGGCGCTGGTGGCGCAGGACCCGGCACGATTCAGCGGCCTCGGCACACTGCCCATGACCGCGCCCGACCGTGCCCCCGACGAAGCCGCGCGCGCCGTCGAAACCCAGGGCCTGCGCGGCTTCCAGATCGACACGCGCGCTGGCGCGATGGAACTGTCCGACCCTGCCTTCGACCCGCTCTGGCGCCGCCTGGTCGCGCTCGACGTGCCGGTGGTGCTGCACCCGCTGGGGTTCAGCGACGGCGCGCGGCTCGGTGCCTTCTTCATGGTCAACACCGTGGGCAATCCGCTCGAAGAAGTCATCGCGGCGAACCACCTGGTGCTGGGCGGCGTGCTCGACCGGCATCCCGGCCTGCGCGTGAAGATCGTGCATGGCGGCGGCTTCCTGCCCTTCCTGATCGGGCGCCTGGACCACGCCTGGAAGCGACGCCCGGAACTGCGCCGCCTGACCGCCCAGCCGCCATCGGCGTACCTGCCGCGGCTGTGGTACGACACGGTGGTATTCGACCCGCGGCTGCTGCGCATGCTGTTCGACCTGGTCGGGCCGGGGCGCATCATGCTCGGCAGCGACTATCCCTTCGACATGGGCGATGACGACCCCCGCGGGATGCTGGCCGCGGCCGGGCTGCCCGCGGCGGAGGCCACGGCGATCGAGGGCGCCACGGCGCGGAGCTTCTTCCGCCTCTAG
- the queC gene encoding 7-cyano-7-deazaguanine synthase QueC, with product MRDDAALVLFSGGQDSATCLAWALDRFAHVETLGFDYGQRHRVELDVRDAFRAAIPSPRLGPDHMLRLDALGAISDTALTREAEIAMGADGLPTTFVPGRNIVFLTFAAALAYRRGLKHIVAGMCETDYSGYPDCRDDTIKALQVALNLGMERRFVLHTPLMWLTKGDTWRMAERLGGSALVQAVVEHTHTCYLGDRSHRHAWGYGCGTCPACELRAKGWQDYVSEKL from the coding sequence ATGAGGGACGACGCCGCGCTCGTGTTGTTCTCCGGCGGCCAGGATTCCGCCACCTGCCTCGCCTGGGCGCTCGACCGCTTCGCGCATGTGGAGACCCTCGGCTTCGACTACGGCCAGCGGCACCGCGTGGAACTCGACGTGCGCGACGCCTTCCGCGCCGCGATCCCGTCCCCGCGCCTCGGCCCCGACCACATGCTGCGCCTCGATGCGCTGGGCGCCATCTCCGACACCGCGCTGACGCGCGAGGCCGAAATCGCGATGGGCGCGGACGGCCTGCCCACCACCTTCGTCCCCGGCCGCAACATCGTCTTCCTCACCTTTGCCGCCGCGCTCGCGTATCGGCGCGGCCTGAAGCACATCGTCGCCGGCATGTGCGAGACCGACTATTCCGGCTACCCGGACTGCCGCGACGACACCATCAAGGCGCTGCAGGTCGCGCTCAACCTCGGCATGGAACGCCGCTTCGTGCTGCACACGCCACTGATGTGGCTGACCAAGGGCGACACCTGGCGGATGGCGGAACGGCTCGGCGGCAGCGCGCTGGTCCAGGCGGTGGTCGAGCACACCCACACCTGCTATCTCGGCGACCGCTCCCACCGCCACGCCTGGGGCTACGGCTGCGGCACCTGCCCGGCCTGCGAGCTGCGCGCGAAGGGTTGGCAGGACTACGTCTCGGAGAAGCTGTGA
- a CDS encoding Bug family tripartite tricarboxylate transporter substrate binding protein, protein MQRRSLLAVATACLAVPHRAQAQPGTIRMIVPFAPGGASDTTARIIQPGLAAGLGRTIVIENRAGASGSIGTRMLVQAPPDGSVIAITNTSPTGIVPLAMVPKPYDGDTDFTHIAMVADTPTVMLLPGNSRFTSFAQVVEAARARPAGVTYGSSGAGGMQHLQGEMLAKLSGGTWVHVPYRGTGPGLQATISGEVDCFLTPLAGTTGAIEAGQVKAIAVSTAEPFAALPGVPTYRALGLPDLTVSSWTGISGPRGMPAPIVAEMHAAMQKVLDDADTQRRLIAAGLYPLGRTVSSAEYQQVHADFARVWGPVVREARITID, encoded by the coding sequence ATGCAGCGCCGCAGCCTCCTCGCCGTCGCCACCGCCTGCCTCGCCGTGCCGCACCGCGCGCAGGCGCAGCCAGGCACCATCCGCATGATCGTCCCCTTCGCGCCGGGCGGTGCCTCGGACACCACGGCGCGCATCATCCAGCCGGGCCTCGCCGCCGGCCTCGGGCGCACCATCGTCATCGAGAACCGCGCCGGCGCCTCGGGCTCGATCGGCACGCGCATGCTCGTGCAGGCGCCGCCCGATGGCAGCGTCATCGCCATCACCAATACCTCGCCCACCGGCATCGTGCCGCTGGCCATGGTGCCGAAGCCCTATGACGGCGACACCGACTTCACCCACATCGCCATGGTCGCCGATACGCCGACCGTGATGCTGCTGCCCGGCAACAGCCGCTTCACCAGCTTCGCGCAGGTGGTCGAGGCGGCACGCGCGCGCCCCGCAGGCGTCACCTACGGCAGTTCGGGTGCCGGCGGCATGCAGCACCTGCAGGGCGAGATGCTTGCAAAGCTGTCCGGCGGGACCTGGGTGCACGTGCCCTACCGCGGCACCGGCCCCGGCCTGCAGGCGACGATCTCCGGCGAGGTGGATTGCTTCCTCACGCCGCTGGCCGGCACCACCGGCGCGATCGAGGCCGGGCAGGTCAAGGCGATCGCCGTCTCCACCGCAGAGCCCTTCGCCGCGCTTCCGGGCGTGCCAACCTATCGCGCGCTCGGCCTGCCCGACCTGACCGTGTCCTCCTGGACCGGCATCTCCGGCCCGCGCGGCATGCCCGCACCGATCGTGGCCGAGATGCACGCCGCGATGCAGAAGGTGCTGGACGATGCCGACACGCAGCGCCGGCTGATCGCGGCGGGGCTCTATCCGCTGGGGCGCACCGTGTCGTCGGCTGAATACCAGCAGGTCCACGCGGATTTCGCGCGCGTCTGGGGGCCGGTGGTGCGGGAGGCGCGGATCACCATCGACTGA
- a CDS encoding VUT family protein, whose protein sequence is MFTPRLEGVLALIGFGLCIPAANWLIGNAGTLCVPNGPCLVPVAPGLMAPSGVLMIGLALVLRDLVQRRLGVGWAAGAVLAGAALSGFVAPPALVVASAAAFLLSEFADLIVFTPLQKRGLVLAVAASGAVGLVVDSVVFLWLAFGSLDYLAGQVVGKAWMVALALPLVAALRRRDERRGLEPA, encoded by the coding sequence ATGTTCACCCCGCGCCTCGAAGGCGTGCTCGCCCTGATCGGCTTCGGCCTCTGCATTCCGGCGGCCAATTGGCTCATCGGCAATGCCGGCACCCTGTGCGTGCCGAACGGCCCCTGCCTCGTGCCCGTCGCACCGGGGCTGATGGCGCCCTCCGGCGTGCTGATGATCGGCCTCGCGCTGGTGTTGCGGGACCTGGTGCAGCGGCGCCTCGGCGTGGGCTGGGCGGCGGGCGCGGTGCTGGCCGGGGCCGCGCTCTCGGGCTTCGTGGCGCCGCCGGCGCTGGTCGTGGCCTCGGCGGCCGCCTTCCTGCTCAGCGAATTCGCCGACCTTATCGTATTCACGCCGTTACAGAAGCGCGGCCTGGTGCTGGCGGTGGCCGCCAGCGGCGCGGTCGGGCTCGTGGTCGACAGTGTTGTCTTCCTCTGGCTCGCCTTCGGGAGCCTCGACTACCTGGCGGGCCAAGTGGTCGGGAAGGCCTGGATGGTGGCGCTCGCGCTGCCGCTGGTCGCGGCTCTGCGCCGCCGCGACGAACGCCGGGGCCTCGAACCCGCATGA
- a CDS encoding ABC transporter substrate-binding protein has product MQRRSLFAATGAGIFGGPALVRAQTASTLRFTPQQDLVTLDPVTTTAYVSRNHGYMVFDTLYGMDASYQATPQMVDGHTIENDGKLWNLTLREGLRFHDGERVLARDCVASIRRWARRDPFGATLMDATEELSAPDDRTIRFRLKQPFPLLPIALGKASVPVCAMMPERLANTDPFRQVTEMIGSGPFRFKADERVPGALNVYTKFEGYVPRRDQPLAWTSGPKVVHFDRVEWHVMPDSSTATNALVAGERDWQEYAYHDLLPQLRRARNVTVRVLDTSGFVGMVRVNHLQPPFDNPAIRRALWGAIDQTACMQSLVGNDRSLMNVPLGFFAPGTPMASDAGLDVLRGPRDYAKVRADLRAAGYRGEKVVFMIPSTSAPNAAMGSVMEDQFRQAGMDVEIYSVEFNAMLQRRNRKGPVSDGGWSAFMTNWAGTDWLNPAGHIALRGNGEAGYAGWATMPRIEELRDAWFRAPDVAAQQAICRDIQLEAMREVPYYPTGQYLQPTAYRSNITGVLEGFATFWNVRRA; this is encoded by the coding sequence ATGCAGCGACGCTCGCTTTTCGCGGCCACCGGCGCCGGCATTTTCGGCGGCCCCGCGCTGGTCCGTGCGCAAACCGCCAGCACGCTACGCTTCACCCCGCAGCAGGACCTGGTGACGCTCGATCCCGTCACCACCACCGCCTACGTCTCCCGCAACCATGGCTACATGGTGTTCGACACGCTGTACGGCATGGACGCGTCCTACCAGGCAACGCCGCAGATGGTGGACGGTCACACCATCGAGAATGACGGCAAGCTGTGGAACCTGACGCTGCGCGAGGGGCTGCGCTTCCATGATGGCGAACGCGTGCTCGCGCGCGACTGCGTCGCCTCCATCCGCCGCTGGGCGCGGCGCGACCCGTTCGGCGCGACGCTCATGGACGCGACCGAGGAACTCTCCGCGCCCGACGACCGCACCATCCGCTTCCGCCTGAAGCAGCCGTTTCCGCTGCTGCCGATCGCGCTGGGCAAGGCCTCGGTGCCGGTCTGCGCGATGATGCCGGAGCGCCTGGCGAACACCGACCCGTTCCGCCAGGTGACGGAGATGATCGGCTCCGGCCCCTTCCGCTTCAAGGCGGATGAACGCGTGCCCGGTGCGCTGAACGTCTACACCAAGTTCGAGGGCTATGTGCCGCGGCGCGACCAGCCGCTGGCCTGGACCTCGGGGCCCAAGGTCGTGCATTTCGACCGCGTCGAATGGCATGTCATGCCGGATTCCAGCACGGCGACGAACGCGCTGGTGGCCGGTGAGCGCGACTGGCAGGAATACGCCTATCACGACCTGCTGCCGCAGCTGCGCCGCGCGCGCAACGTGACGGTGCGCGTGCTCGATACCTCCGGCTTCGTGGGCATGGTGCGCGTCAATCACCTGCAGCCGCCCTTCGACAATCCGGCGATCCGCCGCGCGCTGTGGGGGGCGATCGACCAGACGGCCTGCATGCAATCGCTGGTCGGCAACGACCGCAGCCTGATGAACGTGCCGCTCGGCTTCTTCGCGCCGGGCACGCCGATGGCGTCGGATGCCGGGCTCGACGTGCTGCGCGGGCCGCGCGACTACGCGAAGGTGCGCGCTGATCTTCGTGCTGCCGGGTATCGCGGCGAGAAGGTGGTCTTCATGATCCCGTCCACCTCGGCGCCCAATGCGGCAATGGGCTCGGTGATGGAGGATCAGTTCCGCCAGGCCGGCATGGATGTCGAGATCTACTCGGTCGAGTTCAACGCCATGCTGCAGCGGCGCAACCGCAAGGGGCCGGTGAGCGATGGCGGCTGGTCTGCCTTCATGACCAACTGGGCCGGCACCGACTGGCTGAATCCAGCCGGGCACATCGCGTTGCGCGGCAATGGCGAGGCCGGCTATGCCGGCTGGGCCACCATGCCGCGCATCGAGGAATTGCGCGACGCCTGGTTTCGCGCCCCGGATGTCGCGGCACAGCAGGCGATCTGCCGCGACATCCAGCTCGAAGCGATGCGCGAGGTGCCCTACTACCCGACCGGGCAGTACCTGCAGCCCACGGCGTATCGGTCGAACATCACCGGTGTGCTGGAGGGCTTCGCGACCTTCTGGAACGTGCGGCGGGCGTAG
- a CDS encoding tripartite tricarboxylate transporter substrate binding protein, whose translation MIRMTRRAALGAAAILAAPAVRAQGAAIRIVVPFAPGGSTDAVARLVAPGLTQRLGAPVVVDNRAGAAGSIGTDAVAKARPDGQTWLLTFDSHATLAALLPQLPFNPDRDLDPVMLIGGAPYVLACKPDKPFQSITAVVEAARARPDAVSFGSTGNGTIGHLTMVLLQGRTGTRMTHLPYRSGGLAVNDTVAGHVDMMIGSAAVVHPHARSGTLRTFAQFGPQRLPALAELPTVAQAGIPGLEAEAWWGVFAPHGTPQDAVARMNAALKESLSEERVRTTMQEVQQARLVMSSPAELGTFVQQEVAKWGAVVRENNIRAD comes from the coding sequence ATGATCCGCATGACCCGCCGCGCCGCGCTCGGCGCTGCCGCCATCCTCGCCGCCCCTGCCGTGCGTGCGCAGGGCGCTGCCATCCGCATCGTCGTGCCCTTCGCGCCGGGTGGGTCCACCGATGCCGTAGCGCGGCTGGTGGCGCCGGGGCTGACGCAGCGCCTCGGCGCGCCCGTCGTGGTGGACAACCGGGCCGGCGCGGCCGGGTCGATCGGCACCGATGCGGTCGCGAAGGCGCGGCCTGACGGGCAGACCTGGCTGTTGACCTTCGACAGCCACGCGACGCTGGCCGCGCTGCTGCCGCAGCTGCCGTTCAACCCCGATCGGGACCTCGATCCCGTCATGCTGATCGGCGGCGCGCCCTATGTGCTGGCCTGCAAGCCGGACAAGCCGTTCCAGTCGATCACCGCGGTGGTGGAAGCTGCCCGGGCGCGGCCCGATGCGGTGTCCTTCGGGTCGACCGGCAATGGCACGATCGGCCACCTGACCATGGTGCTGCTGCAGGGGCGCACCGGCACGCGCATGACGCACCTGCCGTATCGCTCCGGCGGGCTCGCGGTGAACGACACCGTGGCCGGGCATGTCGACATGATGATCGGTTCCGCCGCGGTGGTGCATCCGCATGCGCGGTCGGGCACGCTGCGCACCTTCGCGCAGTTCGGCCCACAGCGCCTGCCTGCCCTGGCCGAGCTGCCCACGGTGGCGCAGGCGGGCATTCCGGGGCTGGAGGCGGAAGCCTGGTGGGGCGTGTTCGCGCCGCACGGCACGCCGCAGGACGCGGTCGCGCGCATGAACGCGGCGTTGAAGGAATCGCTCAGCGAGGAGCGCGTGCGCACCACCATGCAGGAGGTGCAACAGGCGCGGCTGGTGATGTCCTCGCCGGCGGAACTCGGCACCTTCGTGCAGCAGGAGGTCGCGAAGTGGGGCGCGGTGGTGCGGGAGAACAACATCCGCGCTGACTGA
- a CDS encoding tripartite tricarboxylate transporter substrate binding protein — MIDRRTALALSAASLLGARGAVAQAWPARPIRIVIPFGLGGSADVAGRFLQEPLQQAFGQPVVIENRPGAGGTIGADAVAKAQPDGHTLLLMSNTHTANETLLPNRPYVLMRDLSAVAFINVAHHVLVVHPSLNVNSVPELIAYAKANPGKLDYASSGPGTPYHVAGEIFRAMAGIEITHIPFRGSNEARTALIAGQVPMMFDAIPTMTEQARGGRVRALATTGPARSPLLPDAPTVAEVLPGYEASIWLGLMAPAATPLPIRERIAAEVNRIMGLPATREAQQRAGALVNPMSVEAFDRFLREDITRQAEGIRIARITAN, encoded by the coding sequence ATGATCGACCGCAGGACGGCCCTGGCGCTGAGCGCCGCATCGCTGCTGGGCGCGCGTGGCGCGGTGGCGCAAGCTTGGCCCGCGCGCCCCATCCGCATCGTCATTCCCTTCGGCCTCGGCGGGTCGGCCGATGTCGCGGGCCGCTTCCTCCAGGAGCCGCTGCAGCAGGCCTTCGGCCAGCCGGTGGTGATCGAGAACCGGCCGGGCGCGGGCGGGACGATCGGCGCCGATGCGGTGGCCAAGGCGCAGCCGGACGGACACACGCTGCTGCTGATGTCCAATACGCACACGGCGAACGAGACGCTGCTGCCCAACCGCCCCTATGTGCTGATGCGGGACCTCTCGGCGGTGGCCTTCATCAATGTCGCGCATCACGTGCTGGTGGTGCATCCGTCGCTGAACGTGAACTCGGTGCCGGAGCTGATCGCCTATGCGAAGGCCAATCCCGGCAAGCTCGACTACGCGTCCTCGGGGCCGGGCACGCCGTATCACGTGGCGGGCGAGATATTCCGCGCCATGGCCGGTATCGAGATCACCCACATCCCGTTCAGGGGATCGAACGAGGCGCGCACCGCGCTGATCGCCGGCCAGGTCCCGATGATGTTCGACGCGATTCCCACCATGACAGAGCAGGCGCGCGGTGGGCGTGTACGCGCGCTGGCCACCACCGGTCCCGCGCGCAGCCCGCTGCTGCCGGATGCGCCGACGGTGGCCGAGGTGCTGCCGGGCTACGAGGCCAGCATCTGGCTTGGCCTGATGGCGCCGGCGGCGACGCCGCTGCCGATCCGCGAACGCATCGCCGCCGAGGTCAACCGCATCATGGGCCTGCCCGCGACGCGCGAGGCGCAGCAGCGTGCCGGCGCCCTGGTCAACCCCATGAGCGTCGAGGCCTTCGACCGTTTCCTGCGCGAGGACATCACCCGCCAGGCCGAGGGCATTCGCATTGCCCGCATCACTGCGAACTGA
- a CDS encoding molybdopterin cofactor-binding domain-containing protein, with protein MSDLDRRAAPPGRLPGSLANNPRLDRWLAFDAAGHVTVTPGKVELGQGILTALAQIVADELDVALTRVRVTAASTPGSPNEGVTSGSLSVQDSGMALRHAAAAARAIHLQVAAQRSGVPMDALRVDDGAFLAPDGRTIASYWSQADAALLACDAPEDARAKPPAARRVAGTSAARVDLPDKVFGVPRFVHDLRLPGMLHARVVRPPARRARLIALRDGALPGDAVVARDGSFLAVVAADEHDAERAAERLAARCDWTAEDTLPPEHALVDWLRAAPGEHAVILERDDPAAAPARTLRATFHRPYVTHASVGTCCAVGRWDGAVLEVWTHSQGVYNLRADLAKAFAMGEDAILVHHVEGAGCYGHNGADDVALDAALAARAVPGRPVRLLWSRAEELGWGPMSSAMVVDVEASLDAQGNIASWQEEVISHGHSSRPGRGALPTLLAVEYMDPARTIPNALNSPLASGGGAQRNAVPAYRIPKLRIGVKRLDAMPLRVSALRGLGAPANVFAIESVMDELAQMAGEDALDFRLRHLEDPRGREVLSLAAEMCGWRGRTKREGFGIGLAYACYKHTGAYCAVAAEIEALDRVMCRRLWIAADVGEVINPDGVANQYEGGAIHGVSMALKEAVAFGPRAVTSDDWESYPILRFSEVPAVETRLIPRPDEKPLGAGEASLAPAIAAIANAIHDALGIRPRSMPFTPENLAAS; from the coding sequence ATGAGTGACCTCGATCGCCGCGCCGCACCGCCGGGGAGGCTGCCGGGGAGCCTGGCGAACAACCCGCGCCTGGATCGATGGCTTGCCTTTGATGCAGCGGGTCATGTCACGGTTACGCCGGGCAAGGTCGAACTGGGGCAGGGAATCCTGACGGCGCTCGCGCAGATCGTGGCGGATGAGCTTGACGTGGCATTGACCCGCGTGCGCGTGACCGCAGCCAGCACGCCGGGCAGCCCGAATGAGGGTGTCACCTCCGGCAGCCTATCGGTGCAGGACAGCGGCATGGCGTTGCGCCACGCGGCCGCGGCCGCGCGCGCGATTCACTTGCAGGTGGCCGCGCAGCGCAGCGGCGTGCCGATGGATGCGCTGCGCGTCGACGACGGCGCGTTCCTGGCGCCGGATGGGCGAACCATCGCGTCGTACTGGTCGCAGGCGGATGCGGCGCTGCTGGCCTGCGATGCGCCGGAGGATGCGCGCGCCAAGCCGCCCGCGGCGCGGCGCGTGGCGGGCACATCGGCCGCGCGTGTCGACCTGCCGGACAAGGTATTCGGCGTGCCGCGCTTCGTGCATGACCTGCGCCTGCCGGGCATGCTGCACGCGCGCGTGGTGCGCCCGCCGGCGCGGCGCGCGCGGCTGATCGCACTGCGCGACGGCGCGCTGCCGGGCGATGCGGTGGTGGCGCGGGACGGGTCGTTCCTCGCGGTGGTCGCGGCGGACGAACATGATGCGGAGCGCGCGGCGGAGCGCTTGGCCGCGCGCTGCGACTGGACGGCGGAGGACACGCTGCCGCCGGAGCACGCACTGGTTGACTGGCTCCGCGCGGCACCCGGCGAGCACGCCGTCATCCTGGAACGCGACGATCCAGCCGCGGCGCCGGCGCGGACGCTGCGCGCGACGTTCCACCGCCCCTATGTCACACATGCGTCGGTCGGCACCTGCTGCGCCGTGGGGCGCTGGGATGGCGCAGTGCTCGAGGTCTGGACCCATTCGCAGGGCGTGTACAATTTGCGCGCCGACCTCGCGAAGGCCTTCGCGATGGGCGAGGATGCCATCCTGGTGCACCACGTCGAAGGCGCGGGCTGCTACGGGCACAATGGCGCGGATGATGTCGCGCTGGATGCGGCGCTGGCGGCGCGCGCGGTGCCGGGGCGGCCGGTCCGACTGCTGTGGTCACGCGCGGAGGAACTCGGGTGGGGACCGATGTCCTCGGCCATGGTGGTGGATGTCGAGGCGTCGCTCGACGCGCAGGGCAACATCGCGTCCTGGCAGGAGGAGGTGATCAGCCACGGCCATTCGTCCCGCCCCGGCCGCGGCGCGCTGCCGACGCTGCTCGCCGTGGAGTACATGGACCCGGCGCGCACCATCCCGAATGCGTTGAACTCGCCGCTGGCCTCGGGCGGCGGGGCGCAGCGGAATGCGGTGCCGGCCTATCGCATCCCGAAGTTGCGCATCGGCGTGAAGCGGCTGGATGCCATGCCGCTGCGGGTCTCCGCGCTGCGGGGGCTGGGCGCGCCGGCGAATGTGTTTGCGATCGAATCCGTGATGGACGAACTCGCGCAGATGGCGGGCGAGGATGCGCTCGATTTCCGCCTGCGGCACCTCGAGGACCCGCGCGGGCGGGAGGTTCTGTCACTGGCGGCCGAGATGTGCGGCTGGCGCGGGCGCACGAAGCGCGAGGGCTTCGGCATCGGCCTGGCCTATGCGTGCTACAAGCACACCGGGGCCTATTGCGCGGTGGCCGCCGAGATCGAGGCTCTGGACCGTGTCATGTGCCGGCGCCTGTGGATCGCCGCCGACGTGGGGGAGGTCATCAACCCCGATGGCGTGGCGAACCAGTACGAGGGCGGCGCCATCCATGGCGTGTCGATGGCGCTGAAGGAAGCGGTGGCCTTCGGCCCGCGCGCCGTGACGTCGGACGACTGGGAGAGCTACCCGATCCTGCGCTTCAGTGAAGTTCCCGCCGTCGAGACGCGCCTGATCCCGCGGCCTGACGAGAAGCCGCTGGGCGCCGGCGAGGCGTCGCTGGCACCCGCCATCGCCGCCATCGCGAATGCCATCCACGATGCGCTCGGCATCCGTCCGCGTTCGATGCCCTTCACGCCGGAGAACCTCGCGGCCTCATGA